A genome region from Bacillaceae bacterium IKA-2 includes the following:
- a CDS encoding methylmalonyl-CoA mutase family protein — translation MRSEENKTSLFAEICDFPIPSYEQWKQAVDKSLKGAPFSKLLTKTYEEIILEPIYQKKDIENLAFTKTVPGQFPFVRGTQPADEKKSWLIAQEMNHPIPEKVNEWLRNDLQKGVNAINLVLNEATKMGNDYSEKNSQAGQVGTMISSLEDIETTFAAINVQDNPFVVQTGVSAVPFVTYMAAYFQKNNLPLTNLKGCIGADPLAMLVKNGQLPFEMDSYLDQMAELLKWTEINSPELKTIFIDSHAYHDGGGSAVDELASMLATGVYYIRELQKRGLLIDQIASTIQLSISVGSNLFMELAKIRAARMLWANIIEAFGGNEASQKLKIHARTSRWTKTVYDPYVNILRSTVEAFTAAVGGVDSLHVSSFDEAFTLANDFSRRVARNCQLVIQEEAHVTYTADPVGGSWYVETITAELASKGWGLFQLFESQGGMLQALQKGKPQQHVKEVSAKKKEDIEKRKLIFVGATMYANKTENQVEVDNESLDTLIEKQALAAKARLQVAVSINPSKVVNDVIRAAKQGATIGAISKALGSGKGISLEKIEIFRATEAFEKLRQYCEEKKTQDAPISVFLISIGALADHKPRTDFVANFFETGGFEVVKSNGFETVETALAAATETTATIAVICGKNQSYNEMAVEILAGLKKQTRDMKVFVAGKQDEVLEGKLREVGVNGFIHVGTNCYQLLRELQGEKVGNVDE, via the coding sequence ATGCGTTCTGAAGAAAACAAAACAAGCTTGTTTGCGGAGATTTGTGATTTTCCGATTCCATCGTATGAACAGTGGAAGCAAGCGGTAGATAAGTCGTTAAAAGGCGCTCCTTTTTCGAAACTATTAACGAAAACGTATGAAGAAATCATTCTAGAGCCAATTTATCAAAAGAAGGACATTGAAAATTTAGCTTTCACGAAAACCGTTCCAGGACAATTTCCGTTTGTTCGAGGTACTCAGCCAGCAGATGAGAAAAAAAGTTGGTTAATAGCTCAAGAAATGAATCACCCGATTCCAGAAAAGGTAAATGAATGGTTAAGAAATGATCTTCAAAAAGGTGTCAATGCAATTAATCTCGTCTTAAATGAAGCGACAAAAATGGGAAATGATTATTCAGAAAAAAATTCACAAGCAGGTCAAGTAGGTACGATGATCTCATCTCTAGAAGATATCGAGACTACTTTTGCCGCAATAAATGTTCAAGACAATCCTTTTGTCGTTCAAACTGGAGTAAGTGCCGTCCCTTTTGTCACGTATATGGCTGCTTATTTTCAAAAAAACAATCTTCCATTAACAAACTTAAAAGGTTGTATCGGTGCTGATCCGCTAGCAATGTTAGTCAAAAATGGGCAGTTACCTTTTGAAATGGATAGCTATTTAGACCAGATGGCTGAATTACTAAAATGGACTGAAATAAATAGTCCTGAACTTAAAACAATCTTTATTGACAGCCATGCTTACCATGATGGCGGTGGAAGTGCTGTTGATGAACTAGCATCTATGTTAGCGACCGGAGTTTATTATATCCGTGAACTTCAAAAGCGTGGTCTATTAATTGATCAAATTGCTTCAACGATTCAGTTATCGATATCGGTAGGTTCAAATTTATTTATGGAGTTAGCAAAAATTAGGGCAGCAAGAATGCTTTGGGCTAATATTATCGAAGCTTTTGGTGGCAATGAAGCATCACAAAAGTTAAAAATTCATGCACGCACGTCACGATGGACAAAAACAGTCTATGATCCATATGTGAATATATTAAGGTCAACAGTAGAAGCTTTTACTGCTGCTGTTGGTGGCGTAGATTCGTTACATGTTAGTTCTTTTGATGAGGCTTTTACGTTAGCAAATGACTTTTCACGACGAGTAGCCAGAAATTGTCAATTAGTTATTCAAGAAGAAGCCCATGTCACGTATACGGCGGACCCTGTTGGTGGTTCGTGGTATGTTGAAACGATTACCGCCGAATTGGCAAGCAAAGGCTGGGGGCTCTTCCAGTTATTTGAGTCTCAAGGCGGAATGTTGCAAGCGCTTCAAAAGGGAAAACCACAACAACATGTTAAAGAAGTCTCAGCAAAGAAAAAAGAAGATATTGAAAAACGAAAACTTATTTTTGTTGGAGCGACAATGTATGCCAATAAGACTGAAAATCAAGTAGAAGTGGATAATGAGTCTTTAGATACACTTATAGAAAAACAGGCATTAGCTGCTAAAGCAAGGCTGCAAGTAGCTGTTTCTATAAACCCAAGTAAGGTGGTCAATGATGTTATTAGGGCTGCTAAGCAAGGAGCAACAATAGGGGCAATAAGTAAAGCTCTTGGAAGTGGTAAAGGGATTTCCCTCGAAAAAATTGAAATTTTCCGGGCCACTGAAGCTTTTGAAAAGCTTCGTCAATACTGTGAAGAGAAAAAAACTCAAGACGCGCCTATCTCAGTATTTTTAATAAGCATTGGTGCTTTAGCAGATCATAAGCCACGAACTGACTTTGTCGCCAATTTTTTTGAAACTGGTGGCTTTGAAGTAGTGAAAAGCAACGGCTTTGAAACTGTGGAAACAGCATTAGCGGCTGCCACTGAGACTACGGCTACTATTGCTGTTATTTGTGGTAAAAATCAAAGCTATAATGAAATGGCTGTTGAAATTTTAGCAGGACTAAAAAAGCAGACCAGAGACATGAAAGTGTTTGTTGCTGGTAAGCAAGACGAAGTGCTTGAGGGGAAATTAAGAGAAGTAGGAGTAAATGGTTTTATCCATGTTGGTACAAATTGCTATCAGTTGCTCCGCGAACTTCAAGGTGAAAAGGTGGGGAATGTTGATGAATAA
- the accB gene encoding acetyl-CoA carboxylase biotin carboxyl carrier protein, producing MFKINDLRELIRAVDRSNIDELIVKGENNEKIEIRKRNTKGVVQEQMEVVATPQVLAAPQVLASPAPVAQIEQPAAAPLVDEKLHKITSPMVGTFYESPSPEEGPYMKKGDKVNADTVVCIVEAMKLMNELEAEIEGEIVEILVENGQLVEYGQPLFLVKV from the coding sequence ATGTTTAAAATTAATGATTTAAGAGAATTGATTCGTGCCGTGGACCGTTCTAATATTGATGAGCTAATCGTCAAAGGCGAGAATAATGAAAAGATTGAGATTCGTAAAAGAAATACGAAAGGTGTCGTTCAAGAACAAATGGAAGTAGTGGCAACACCGCAAGTTCTAGCTGCACCGCAAGTGTTGGCAAGCCCTGCTCCAGTAGCGCAAATAGAACAGCCAGCTGCCGCACCACTCGTAGATGAGAAATTACATAAAATAACATCACCAATGGTAGGAACGTTTTATGAATCTCCATCACCAGAGGAAGGTCCATATATGAAAAAAGGCGACAAAGTAAATGCTGATACTGTTGTTTGTATTGTTGAAGCGATGAAATTGATGAATGAACTTGAAGCAGAAATTGAAGGTGAAATTGTTGAAATTTTAGTAGAGAATGGTCAGTTAGTGGAATACGGTCAACCTCTTTTCTTAGTTAAAGTTTAA
- a CDS encoding cytochrome c biogenesis CcdA family protein, whose translation MDYLLAFTAGILSFTSACILPLIPSYLAVITGLSITELNDNRHHRKQILVRISMFILGLIIPLILLGLTASSIGSAALSYSQNFSRLFGFIVILFGLHLLGLLKFQFLNRQFRLDFLFKKKNSLWSVALMGLAFGFGWTPCIGPMLSSILIMAADSDTMWRGGRLLFVYGLGLGLPFLLIGILSTLGFQFLNVLKKYMRLISIFSGVLLIILGLLLITGNMAYITPAL comes from the coding sequence ATGGATTATCTTCTCGCCTTTACGGCAGGGATTTTATCTTTTACATCAGCGTGTATATTACCTTTAATTCCTAGTTATTTAGCTGTGATAACTGGCCTTTCGATAACCGAACTTAACGACAATCGTCATCATCGCAAGCAAATTTTAGTGAGAATATCGATGTTTATCCTGGGCTTAATTATTCCTTTAATTTTATTAGGTCTGACGGCTTCTTCAATCGGATCAGCAGCACTAAGTTATTCGCAAAATTTCTCAAGGTTGTTTGGTTTTATTGTGATATTATTTGGACTGCATTTATTAGGTTTATTAAAATTCCAGTTTTTAAACAGACAATTTAGGTTAGATTTCCTTTTTAAAAAGAAAAATAGCTTATGGAGTGTAGCCTTGATGGGACTTGCTTTCGGCTTTGGCTGGACGCCTTGTATTGGTCCTATGCTAAGTTCAATCTTAATTATGGCTGCTGATTCAGATACGATGTGGCGTGGCGGACGTTTGTTATTTGTATATGGGCTAGGCTTAGGTTTACCATTTTTACTAATTGGGATCTTAAGTACGTTAGGTTTTCAATTTCTTAATGTCTTAAAAAAATATATGCGTTTAATTTCTATTTTCAGCGGAGTACTGCTAATTATTTTAGGATTATTACTAATCACTGGAAATATGGCCTATATTACACCAGCACTATAA
- a CDS encoding acyl-CoA carboxylase subunit beta, protein MDMFDKIEEMEERRWKVKNGGGDARIEAQHNRGKKTARERIDLLVDEGTFVEINPFIENRGLAIASGSSEAPGEGVVTGYGKIEGRLVFIFSQDFTVFGGALGEMHASKIAKIMDFAAENGAPIIGLNDSGGARIQEGVLSLDGYGHIFYRNSIFSGVIPQISVILGPCAGGAVYSPAITDFVFMVEKTSQMFITGPKVIKSVTGADIDTEDLGGAKVHSTLSGNAHFTAPTEEEVLEDVRRLVAFLPQNNLEKSPVKEPINKKPIDEKIDELIDLVPIDGTKVYDVRKVILAIIDDANFMEVQPLFARNIVIGFARLNGETVGIVANQPKYMAGGLDINSSDKCSRFIRFCDCFNIPIITFEDVSGFIPGINQEHNGIIRHGAKILYAYSEATVPKITVITRKAFGGAYVALNSKAIGADQVFAWPNAEIAVMGPEGAANIIFSKEIAESDNPEATRQAKIKEYREKFANPYVASSNGMIDDVIDPRDTRKSLINALEMLRNKKKQLPYKKHGNMPL, encoded by the coding sequence ATGGATATGTTTGATAAGATTGAAGAAATGGAAGAACGGCGCTGGAAAGTTAAAAATGGTGGTGGGGATGCCAGAATTGAAGCTCAACATAACCGTGGGAAAAAGACGGCCCGGGAAAGAATAGATCTCTTGGTTGACGAAGGAACATTTGTTGAAATCAATCCATTTATTGAGAATAGAGGTCTAGCAATTGCCTCTGGTAGTTCTGAGGCACCCGGAGAAGGTGTTGTAACTGGGTACGGAAAAATTGAAGGTAGATTAGTGTTTATTTTTTCCCAGGATTTCACTGTTTTTGGTGGGGCTTTGGGGGAAATGCATGCTTCGAAAATTGCTAAAATCATGGATTTTGCAGCGGAAAATGGAGCACCAATAATCGGCTTAAATGATTCTGGTGGAGCAAGAATTCAAGAAGGAGTTCTTTCTTTAGATGGCTATGGTCATATCTTTTATCGAAACTCAATTTTTTCTGGAGTAATTCCACAAATATCTGTCATTTTAGGTCCTTGTGCCGGTGGAGCTGTCTACTCTCCGGCGATTACCGACTTTGTTTTCATGGTTGAGAAAACAAGTCAAATGTTTATTACAGGTCCAAAAGTAATTAAAAGTGTAACAGGGGCTGATATCGATACAGAAGATTTAGGTGGTGCAAAAGTTCATTCAACACTTAGTGGAAATGCTCATTTCACAGCACCAACTGAAGAAGAAGTATTGGAAGATGTTCGCAGGTTAGTCGCCTTCTTACCACAAAATAACCTAGAAAAAAGTCCAGTTAAAGAGCCAATTAACAAAAAACCTATTGATGAAAAAATTGATGAATTAATAGATTTAGTTCCGATTGATGGAACGAAAGTTTATGACGTTCGTAAAGTGATTTTGGCGATTATTGACGACGCTAATTTCATGGAAGTCCAACCTTTATTTGCTAGAAATATTGTTATTGGTTTTGCAAGACTGAATGGCGAAACAGTCGGAATCGTTGCGAACCAGCCAAAGTATATGGCAGGGGGACTTGATATTAATTCCTCTGATAAATGTTCACGGTTTATACGCTTTTGTGACTGCTTTAATATTCCAATCATTACATTTGAAGATGTTAGTGGTTTTATTCCTGGTATTAATCAGGAACATAATGGAATTATTCGCCATGGCGCAAAAATATTATATGCCTATTCAGAAGCAACTGTTCCAAAAATCACTGTTATAACGAGAAAAGCATTCGGTGGGGCTTATGTAGCATTGAATAGTAAAGCAATTGGCGCTGATCAAGTATTTGCTTGGCCAAATGCTGAAATTGCTGTAATGGGTCCTGAAGGAGCAGCAAATATTATTTTTTCAAAAGAAATTGCTGAAAGTGATAATCCAGAAGCAACAAGGCAGGCAAAAATTAAAGAATATCGCGAAAAATTTGCTAATCCTTATGTTGCCTCTTCAAACGGGATGATTGATGATGTTATCGACCCAAGAGATACGAGAAAATCATTAATTAACGCCCTTGAAATGTTGAGAAATAAAAAGAAACAATTACCTTATAAAAAGCACGGAAATATGCCACTTTAA
- a CDS encoding TetR/AcrR family transcriptional regulator, with protein MGVKPTKEKITEVALQLFEQKGYHAVTVDKIVKMSGTSKGTFYHYFKSKDELLYTIHDYFITYVLDKATEAYEQWETPTERINAIIKSFVMMFDVYRPHVTVFYQESLYLAPEYFDNIKNKRDQYKKMMFKVVEEGIEQGEFRKEMPVPIASMAIFGMINWTYKWYKTNGQYSVQEIGNIYADFVLHSILTREALETYSELLTITNT; from the coding sequence ATGGGAGTTAAACCTACAAAAGAAAAAATAACAGAAGTAGCGCTCCAACTTTTTGAACAAAAGGGATATCATGCGGTAACCGTAGACAAAATTGTAAAAATGAGTGGAACGAGCAAAGGCACATTTTATCACTATTTCAAATCAAAAGACGAACTTCTTTACACCATACATGATTATTTCATTACTTATGTTCTTGATAAAGCTACAGAGGCTTACGAGCAGTGGGAAACCCCCACTGAACGAATTAATGCAATCATCAAATCGTTTGTAATGATGTTTGACGTATATCGACCCCACGTCACAGTTTTTTATCAAGAAAGCTTATACTTAGCACCAGAATATTTTGATAATATTAAAAATAAACGTGATCAGTATAAGAAAATGATGTTCAAAGTTGTTGAAGAGGGAATTGAGCAAGGAGAATTTCGAAAAGAAATGCCAGTACCGATAGCATCAATGGCGATATTTGGAATGATTAATTGGACGTATAAATGGTACAAAACAAATGGTCAGTACTCAGTTCAAGAAATCGGAAATATTTATGCTGACTTTGTTCTTCATTCAATTTTAACAAGGGAAGCTTTAGAAACATACTCGGAATTATTAACTATTACAAACACCTAG
- a CDS encoding EAL domain-containing protein, with the protein MSCPKCSKLAEFPEEGNLIVESTTPQLILAIIENCQKFKNVFKSDYKIKFSYTSLKELQQLVNEMDEMLSVEAKQVIFCRCENKIESELENQFISTTLAEFIERVNNLNYLKIINEKLYTSFIQPIVSLENLSLYGYEFLLRPKEIPFNPEELFQFSQKAGLQSLLDSQARILSIEKSAELLAKGVKRFINFLPSSIYDPDHCLKTTFIAAERYKVDPRDLIFEVVETEKIENIDHLKKIFDVYKKNGIKVALDDLGSGYATTELLKALKPNFAKIDRAIISHCDFDNEKQDKLTEWVNIAEENGIFLLAEGIERKEEAQFCKDIGIPLAQGYFFSRPQPHPTTISKFTI; encoded by the coding sequence ATGAGTTGTCCTAAATGTTCAAAATTAGCTGAATTCCCTGAGGAAGGAAACCTCATTGTGGAATCGACAACGCCACAGCTAATTTTAGCTATAATAGAAAATTGTCAAAAATTTAAGAACGTTTTCAAGAGTGATTATAAAATAAAGTTTTCTTACACTTCATTAAAAGAATTGCAGCAATTAGTTAATGAGATGGATGAGATGTTGTCTGTTGAAGCGAAACAAGTAATTTTTTGTAGATGTGAAAATAAAATCGAAAGCGAACTTGAAAACCAATTTATTTCGACTACGCTTGCTGAATTTATTGAGCGTGTGAACAATCTTAATTATCTAAAAATAATAAACGAAAAATTATATACTAGTTTTATTCAGCCGATTGTGTCACTTGAAAATTTAAGCCTTTATGGATATGAGTTTTTACTTCGTCCTAAAGAAATCCCCTTTAACCCTGAGGAATTATTTCAATTCTCGCAAAAAGCAGGTTTGCAATCTTTACTTGATAGTCAAGCGAGGATTTTATCTATCGAAAAAAGTGCTGAATTATTAGCAAAAGGTGTGAAACGATTTATAAACTTCTTACCTTCATCAATTTATGATCCGGATCACTGTTTAAAAACTACTTTTATAGCTGCAGAACGTTATAAAGTTGATCCTAGGGATTTAATTTTCGAAGTAGTAGAAACTGAAAAAATTGAAAATATAGACCACTTAAAAAAAATCTTTGATGTCTATAAAAAGAATGGCATAAAAGTAGCGTTAGATGATTTAGGGTCAGGTTATGCGACTACTGAATTATTAAAGGCACTAAAACCAAACTTTGCAAAAATCGATCGAGCTATAATTTCCCATTGTGATTTTGATAACGAAAAACAGGATAAGTTGACGGAATGGGTTAACATAGCTGAGGAAAATGGAATTTTCCTTCTTGCTGAAGGAATCGAAAGAAAAGAAGAAGCGCAATTTTGTAAAGATATAGGAATTCCGTTAGCGCAAGGGTACTTTTTTTCAAGACCACAACCACATCCAACAACAATATCAAAGTTTACTATATAA
- a CDS encoding redoxin family protein, whose translation MVNKISILLILFITAGIGYTIYGFFAVDKNPDIVTVERFNDQDPILLDQYIGQKKTILQFVAVPCECCSFSMPFIKQFSEEQDEIEVISIIFYGKRNEIQEKFEDEYQATHLYGLDLDRSIANHYGVSVSPTYVFLDEDGNNLGAYPYIIINAEELLVRYNDAYDKFHIEGE comes from the coding sequence ATGGTTAACAAAATTTCGATCCTGCTAATTTTATTTATTACCGCTGGGATCGGTTATACTATTTATGGATTTTTCGCAGTAGATAAGAATCCTGATATTGTTACAGTAGAGCGTTTTAACGATCAAGATCCGATCCTTCTTGACCAGTATATTGGTCAGAAAAAAACCATTTTACAGTTTGTAGCTGTCCCGTGTGAGTGTTGTAGTTTTTCAATGCCGTTTATTAAGCAATTTTCCGAGGAGCAAGATGAAATTGAAGTCATTTCGATCATTTTTTATGGAAAACGGAACGAAATTCAAGAAAAATTTGAAGATGAGTATCAAGCAACACATTTATATGGACTTGACTTAGATCGAAGTATTGCCAATCACTATGGTGTCAGCGTCTCACCGACTTACGTTTTCCTTGATGAAGATGGTAATAATTTGGGCGCCTACCCGTACATTATTATTAATGCTGAGGAACTCCTTGTTCGATATAATGATGCCTATGACAAATTTCATATAGAAGGAGAGTAA
- the scpA gene encoding methylmalonyl-CoA mutase — translation MNNPDFTQIPFASLQDINKVEPPQVDSENTHYRTLEQILVKPLYSNKDTEGMEHLDYVSGIPPFLRGPYPAMYKSRPWTVRQYAGFSTAEDSNAFYRRNLAAGQKGLSIAFDLATHRGYDSDHPRVVGDVGSAGVAVDSILDMKILFDGIPLDEMSVSMTMNGAVLPIMAFYIVAAEEQGVRQEQLTGTIQNDILKEYMVRNTYIYPPKPSMKAIADIFEYTSKNMPKFNSISISGYHMQEAGATADIELAYTLADGIEYVRTGIEAGLDVDAFAPRLSFFWAIGKNYFMEVAKMRAARLLWARLLKPFNPKVEKSLALRTHSQTSGWSLTEQDPYNNVARTCIEALAATLGHTQSLHTNALDEAIALPTDFSARIARNTQLFLQDETGICNVLDPWGGSYYLESLTKELAEKAWGHIQEVEKLGGMSKAIETGLPKMRIEEAAARRQAHIDSNKEIIIGVNKYRLEEEDPIDTLDIDNTAVRDSQIKRLAELRQNRDGKAVTAALEAITKAAETGQGNLLALANDAARARASLGEISDAYEKVVGRHKAVIRSISGIYRAEFAESEQIEQVRKKADEFAESEGRRPRIMIAKLGQDGHDRGAKVIATAFADLGFDVDIGPLFQTPEEAVIQAVENDVHVIGMSSLAAGHKTLLPEITKELRKLGREDILVVIGGVIPHKDYEFLYEQGAAAIFGPGTVIPVAAEKVIEKIYEQL, via the coding sequence ATGAATAATCCTGATTTTACACAAATTCCATTTGCTAGTTTGCAAGACATTAACAAAGTAGAACCACCGCAAGTGGATTCTGAAAACACTCATTATCGAACCCTTGAGCAAATCTTAGTTAAACCGCTTTATTCAAACAAAGATACTGAAGGCATGGAACATCTAGATTATGTTTCAGGAATCCCGCCTTTTTTACGAGGACCATATCCAGCAATGTACAAATCACGTCCTTGGACAGTTAGACAATATGCTGGATTTTCTACCGCTGAGGATAGCAATGCTTTTTACCGGCGTAATTTAGCAGCAGGTCAAAAAGGGCTTTCGATTGCTTTTGATTTAGCTACTCATCGCGGCTATGACTCTGACCATCCTCGTGTTGTTGGAGATGTTGGAAGTGCTGGAGTAGCTGTTGATTCGATTTTAGACATGAAAATTTTATTTGATGGAATTCCGTTAGATGAAATGAGTGTTTCGATGACAATGAATGGTGCAGTTTTACCAATAATGGCTTTTTACATTGTTGCGGCTGAGGAGCAAGGCGTCAGACAAGAACAGCTTACTGGAACAATTCAAAATGACATCTTAAAAGAATATATGGTTCGAAATACGTATATTTACCCACCAAAGCCATCGATGAAAGCGATCGCTGATATTTTTGAATATACGTCAAAAAATATGCCGAAGTTTAATAGCATTAGTATTTCTGGCTACCATATGCAAGAAGCAGGCGCTACGGCTGATATTGAGTTAGCCTATACTTTAGCAGACGGAATTGAATACGTGCGTACTGGTATTGAAGCAGGACTTGATGTTGATGCTTTTGCACCGAGGTTGTCTTTCTTTTGGGCAATTGGAAAAAACTATTTTATGGAAGTAGCAAAAATGCGTGCAGCAAGACTACTGTGGGCAAGGTTATTAAAACCGTTTAATCCAAAAGTTGAGAAATCACTGGCCTTGCGAACACACTCGCAAACTTCAGGCTGGAGTTTAACTGAGCAAGATCCTTATAATAATGTAGCAAGAACTTGTATTGAAGCGTTGGCGGCAACACTAGGGCACACTCAATCTCTTCATACAAATGCGCTTGATGAAGCAATTGCCTTACCAACCGATTTCTCAGCACGTATTGCGCGTAATACCCAATTATTTTTACAAGATGAAACAGGTATTTGTAATGTGTTAGATCCTTGGGGAGGCTCTTATTATCTTGAGTCGTTAACAAAGGAATTAGCTGAAAAAGCGTGGGGTCATATTCAAGAAGTTGAAAAATTAGGTGGTATGTCAAAGGCAATTGAGACAGGTTTACCGAAAATGCGGATTGAGGAAGCGGCCGCAAGACGACAAGCGCATATTGATTCAAATAAAGAGATCATTATTGGTGTCAATAAATATCGACTTGAAGAAGAAGACCCAATTGATACGTTGGATATTGATAATACAGCAGTTCGCGATTCTCAAATAAAGAGATTAGCGGAACTAAGACAAAACCGTGATGGAAAAGCAGTTACAGCTGCATTAGAAGCAATTACCAAGGCCGCTGAAACGGGTCAAGGTAATCTTTTAGCGCTGGCTAATGATGCCGCTCGTGCGCGTGCATCATTAGGTGAAATTTCTGATGCCTATGAAAAGGTTGTCGGTAGACATAAAGCAGTTATTCGTTCGATTAGCGGCATATATCGTGCTGAATTCGCTGAAAGTGAGCAGATTGAGCAGGTTAGAAAAAAGGCAGATGAATTTGCTGAAAGTGAAGGAAGACGGCCCCGGATTATGATTGCAAAGCTTGGCCAAGATGGACATGACCGTGGTGCAAAAGTCATCGCAACTGCTTTTGCAGATTTAGGCTTTGATGTTGATATTGGACCTTTGTTTCAAACCCCAGAGGAAGCAGTGATTCAAGCCGTAGAAAATGATGTCCATGTGATTGGCATGAGCTCTCTTGCGGCCGGTCATAAAACATTACTTCCAGAAATAACAAAAGAACTCCGCAAACTTGGTCGTGAAGATATCCTTGTTGTAATTGGAGGAGTTATCCCACATAAAGATTACGAGTTTTTATACGAGCAAGGTGCAGCAGCGATCTTTGGGCCTGGAACTGTGATACCTGTCGCGGCCGAAAAAGTAATCGAGAAAATATACGAACAACTTTAA
- the meaB gene encoding methylmalonyl Co-A mutase-associated GTPase MeaB, producing MDKDKKETPRKKRKLTVEDFVAGVLESNRAILAQAITLVESNAEKHLQLGQKVIGGILPHTGKSVRIGITGVPGAGKSTLIEALGTYLCDKGHKVAVLAVDPSSQISRGSILGDKTRMEELGRNMRAFVRPTPTGGTLGGVARKSRETILLCEAAGYDVIIVETVGVGQSETTVRSMVDFFLVLMLTGAGDELQGMKKGVLEQADAILINKADGENKMRALVTKEEYNQILHYLPKATRGWETKAYTCSALNGDGIDAIWEVVENYFDYTKQATIFEERRKDQQFLWLNETVQSQLLNRFYEHAKIKENLPEYKRAIEAGTLTVTLAAQKLLEEYDNSVKR from the coding sequence ATGGATAAAGACAAAAAAGAAACTCCTCGAAAAAAAAGGAAGTTAACAGTTGAAGATTTTGTAGCTGGTGTTTTAGAAAGTAATCGGGCTATTTTAGCTCAGGCCATTACCCTTGTGGAAAGTAATGCAGAAAAGCATCTTCAATTAGGACAAAAAGTAATTGGTGGAATCCTTCCTCATACTGGAAAGTCTGTTCGGATTGGGATTACAGGTGTACCAGGGGCTGGAAAAAGTACGTTAATTGAGGCTTTAGGAACATACCTATGTGACAAGGGACATAAGGTAGCAGTCCTCGCGGTTGATCCGAGTAGTCAAATTTCTAGGGGAAGTATTCTTGGTGATAAAACACGAATGGAAGAGCTTGGTAGGAACATGCGAGCTTTTGTCCGGCCAACACCAACTGGCGGAACGTTAGGTGGGGTAGCAAGAAAAAGTCGTGAAACAATACTCCTCTGTGAGGCAGCGGGTTATGATGTTATTATCGTTGAAACAGTTGGAGTCGGACAAAGCGAGACAACAGTTCGTTCTATGGTAGATTTTTTCTTAGTCTTAATGCTAACAGGTGCTGGTGATGAGCTACAAGGAATGAAAAAAGGCGTTTTGGAACAGGCCGATGCGATTTTAATCAATAAGGCAGACGGTGAAAACAAAATGAGAGCGCTTGTAACAAAAGAAGAATATAATCAAATCCTCCACTATTTACCAAAGGCAACGAGAGGTTGGGAAACTAAGGCTTATACTTGTTCTGCTTTAAATGGTGATGGTATTGATGCAATCTGGGAAGTAGTCGAAAATTACTTTGATTATACGAAACAAGCAACTATTTTTGAAGAAAGACGTAAAGACCAACAGTTTTTATGGCTCAATGAAACAGTCCAATCACAGCTTTTAAATCGCTTTTATGAACATGCTAAAATTAAAGAAAACTTGCCTGAATACAAAAGGGCAATAGAAGCTGGAACTTTGACAGTAACATTAGCAGCGCAAAAGTTGTTGGAGGAGTATGATAACTCAGTAAAAAGGTGA